A genomic region of Desulfosarcina ovata subsp. ovata contains the following coding sequences:
- a CDS encoding alpha/beta hydrolase, protein MQEDRIRFPSGELEMDGLYCPNRSPRAVAVTHPHPLYGGDMFNPVVEAIVAAYQKHGFGTLRFNFRGTGKSTGTYDEGLGEQDDVVAAVDFLRDQGFDEIHLSGYSFGTWVNAMALQDRLSVRQLTMVSPPVAFMEFKSQIRLPALSAVVTGSEDEIAPPHLIQPMIDEWNRHARFTIIQGADHFFFGFLDDLAATLSESIQVAGNK, encoded by the coding sequence ATGCAAGAAGATAGAATTCGCTTTCCATCCGGCGAACTGGAGATGGATGGATTGTACTGCCCCAACCGCTCGCCGCGTGCCGTTGCGGTAACCCATCCCCACCCCCTTTATGGTGGTGACATGTTCAATCCCGTGGTCGAAGCCATCGTTGCCGCCTATCAAAAACACGGCTTTGGTACGTTGCGCTTTAATTTCCGGGGAACCGGCAAGAGCACCGGTACATATGATGAAGGTCTCGGAGAGCAAGACGATGTGGTGGCGGCAGTCGATTTTCTGAGGGATCAGGGATTTGACGAAATTCACCTTTCTGGATATTCGTTTGGAACCTGGGTCAACGCCATGGCCCTGCAGGATCGACTATCGGTGCGGCAACTGACGATGGTTTCCCCACCGGTGGCCTTCATGGAATTCAAATCGCAAATCCGCCTGCCGGCCCTCTCCGCCGTGGTTACCGGCAGCGAGGATGAAATCGCCCCACCACACCTGATTCAACCAATGATTGACGAATGGAATCGCCATGCCCGGTTTACGATCATCCAAGGCGCCGATCATTTCTTCTTCGGATTCCTGGATGACTTGGCAGCAACCCTTTCCGAGTCAATTCAGGTTGCCGGAAATAAATAA
- a CDS encoding serine protein kinase PrkA, which yields MDNIKKAMQQIDIGEHGSNHRKPIPFEAFLQEVLDNPTGTIRNVFQVFHDLFKEYVGEGHDEYPNDPESIQYVSYDCSQLLVEDADHPFFADRLFANRLVNHVEALRSGAQQNKIYIFDGPHGCGKSTFLNNLLKRFEEYANTGAGTRYETVWRLDRRQLMRGEGHNETASILESLFRMQQNPDQRQFDTIRSMAVHDTDGDYVEVPCPCHDNPLLLIPKSQRRQFLDELFENNEFKYTLFTDKAFEWIFHEVPCTICGSLYDALYARLKSTAKVFEMIHAVPYTFNRRLGKGISVFSPGDRPVKEIILSNEYLQRMINRLFSDSNQVRYIYSQYAKTNNGIYALMDIKSHNIERLIELHNIISEGLHKVEDIEENVSSLFLALMNPEDKKNIKDFQSFSDRIVYINIPYVLDLNTEVEIYRNIFGTRIDDSFLPRVLHNFARVIISSRLSLRSEAMLDWIREPAKYNRNCDKNLQLLKMEIYTGHIPEWLSEEDRKALTAKRRRRIISESENEGRQGISGRDSIKIFNSFFTTYAKSGELIDMSMLCKFFHAQKELKASIPDGFLDSLLQLYDYSILQEVKESLYYYNEEQIHREILHYMFAVNFEPGAVETCNYTGETVHVTDDLFDGFERRLLGEKTEKAKLLGFRKETQKEYTSRTLTQEIMVAGTPPTETRLFQSLKDRYEYNLKEKVLDPFLENENFRRAIKDYAEEDFKTYDQKIRDDVTFVIDNLMKRYRYTEHGAKAICMYVIDNDLARKFTKP from the coding sequence ATGGACAATATCAAAAAAGCCATGCAGCAAATCGATATCGGCGAGCACGGATCGAATCATCGCAAGCCGATTCCTTTCGAGGCGTTTCTCCAGGAGGTCCTGGATAATCCCACCGGCACGATCCGGAACGTGTTCCAGGTGTTCCACGACCTGTTCAAGGAATACGTTGGGGAAGGACATGACGAATATCCCAACGATCCGGAATCGATCCAGTATGTCAGTTATGATTGCAGCCAATTGCTGGTCGAGGATGCCGACCACCCTTTTTTCGCCGACCGGCTGTTTGCCAACCGGCTGGTCAACCACGTCGAGGCATTGCGCAGCGGCGCCCAGCAGAATAAAATCTATATTTTCGATGGCCCTCACGGCTGCGGCAAAAGCACCTTTTTAAACAATCTTCTGAAACGCTTTGAGGAATATGCCAATACCGGAGCCGGTACCCGCTATGAAACGGTCTGGCGCCTGGACCGCCGGCAATTGATGCGTGGTGAGGGACACAACGAAACCGCATCGATTCTGGAAAGTCTTTTCCGGATGCAGCAAAACCCCGATCAACGCCAATTTGATACCATCCGTTCCATGGCCGTCCATGATACGGACGGCGACTATGTGGAAGTCCCCTGCCCCTGCCATGACAACCCGTTGCTGCTGATCCCCAAATCTCAGCGCCGGCAATTTCTCGACGAGCTTTTCGAGAACAATGAATTCAAATACACGCTGTTCACCGATAAGGCTTTTGAGTGGATTTTTCACGAGGTTCCCTGTACCATCTGCGGATCCCTGTACGACGCCCTTTACGCCCGCCTGAAAAGCACGGCCAAGGTGTTCGAGATGATTCATGCCGTGCCGTACACCTTCAATCGCCGGCTGGGGAAAGGGATCAGCGTTTTCTCTCCGGGGGATCGGCCGGTCAAGGAGATCATTCTCTCCAACGAATACCTTCAACGGATGATCAATCGACTCTTCTCGGACAGCAACCAGGTACGCTATATCTACTCGCAATACGCCAAAACCAACAACGGCATCTATGCCCTGATGGACATCAAATCCCATAACATTGAACGCTTGATCGAGCTTCACAACATCATCAGCGAAGGACTGCACAAGGTCGAAGACATCGAAGAGAACGTCAGTTCGCTCTTTCTGGCTCTGATGAATCCTGAGGACAAGAAAAACATCAAGGATTTCCAATCCTTTTCCGATCGCATCGTCTATATCAACATTCCCTATGTACTGGATCTGAATACGGAAGTCGAAATTTACCGGAATATTTTCGGCACGCGTATCGATGACAGCTTTCTGCCCCGCGTTCTGCACAACTTTGCCCGGGTGATCATCTCCTCACGGCTGAGCCTACGCTCCGAAGCCATGCTGGACTGGATCAGGGAACCGGCCAAATACAACCGCAATTGCGACAAGAATCTCCAATTGCTCAAAATGGAGATCTACACCGGCCACATCCCGGAATGGCTGTCGGAGGAGGATCGCAAGGCACTGACCGCAAAACGTCGCCGGCGGATCATCAGCGAGTCCGAAAATGAAGGTCGGCAGGGGATTTCCGGTCGGGATTCGATCAAAATCTTTAACTCCTTCTTCACCACCTACGCCAAATCCGGCGAACTGATCGACATGTCCATGCTGTGTAAGTTTTTCCATGCCCAGAAGGAACTGAAAGCCTCCATCCCGGACGGTTTTCTCGATTCGCTGTTGCAGCTGTATGATTATTCAATTCTTCAGGAAGTTAAAGAATCCCTTTACTACTATAACGAAGAACAGATCCATCGGGAAATCCTGCACTATATGTTCGCGGTCAATTTCGAACCGGGCGCCGTCGAAACCTGCAATTACACCGGTGAAACGGTTCACGTGACCGATGACCTGTTCGATGGATTCGAGCGCCGCCTGTTGGGCGAAAAGACGGAAAAGGCCAAGCTTTTGGGCTTTCGTAAAGAGACCCAGAAAGAGTATACGTCACGCACCCTGACCCAGGAGATCATGGTGGCGGGCACTCCCCCCACCGAGACCCGCCTGTTCCAGTCATTAAAAGATCGTTACGAGTACAATCTTAAGGAGAAAGTGCTCGACCCCTTCCTGGAAAATGAAAATTTCAGGCGGGCAATCAAAGATTACGCCGAAGAGGATTTCAAAACCTACGATCAAAAAATCCGCGACGATGTCACCTTTGTCATCGATAACCTGATGAAGCGCTACCGCTACACCGAGCATGGTGCCAAGGCGATCTGCATGTACGTCATCGACAACGATCTGGCCCGAAAATTCACGAAACCGTAA
- a CDS encoding SpoVR family protein — translation MELIDQHTKTIMEGCKERARDAGLRFEDESLEYIVTNRDLIELSPKVMIPTLYDYWVHDVEVLKEKGKYELYPGNPYETVINTRPAISFYNDNNPDWLNVMIFYHVLAHIDFFQNNLFFRHTWDYDFNGEALSDKRAIAKLRAERGRWVDYVIEFTRGIDNLVGYHSLLSGIFHTPDASISAKVDYYFDIYLQDVAKANISKYIKELERYNVSVKEDPALGEQNFFARIDRRHPEFGSLFKKHQEEKPQKPKDLLQFIMENSKMLRREENQWMLMVMQVIRKTGLFFQPQIRTKIMNEGWASYWHETLYLSDDRIKGHEVDFARVNAGVTAMPRVGLNPYALGMRLFYFLEEMAEKGKISWAFQRTRDAKARKDFDIQSGQGKDFIFKVRENFSDFTFIHNFVDQDFINKNNLFVAGKRLNKQKMVWEYYVKSRRVEDYREMLMASLYHPPHIEVDLKKTKENALYLIHHFEGKPLLADYIPNTMLGIEYLWGGPVQLETTEVMASPSTQRMPAIPGLAAKSDAPKPRKLKWRRVLYTMKERKLSKNIL, via the coding sequence ATGGAATTGATCGATCAGCATACGAAAACAATTATGGAAGGCTGCAAGGAAAGGGCGCGGGATGCCGGCTTGCGTTTTGAAGATGAAAGCCTTGAATATATCGTCACCAACCGGGACCTGATCGAACTCTCCCCCAAGGTGATGATCCCGACCCTTTACGACTACTGGGTTCACGATGTGGAGGTGCTCAAGGAAAAAGGCAAGTACGAACTCTATCCGGGCAATCCATATGAAACGGTGATCAATACCCGTCCGGCGATCTCCTTTTACAACGACAACAACCCGGACTGGTTGAACGTGATGATCTTTTATCACGTGCTGGCGCATATCGATTTTTTCCAGAACAACCTCTTCTTCCGTCATACCTGGGATTACGATTTTAATGGTGAGGCTCTTTCCGATAAAAGGGCCATTGCCAAGCTACGGGCGGAACGGGGCCGCTGGGTGGACTATGTGATCGAATTCACCCGCGGTATCGACAACTTGGTGGGATACCACAGCCTGTTGTCAGGTATTTTCCATACACCGGATGCGAGCATCTCGGCCAAGGTGGACTATTACTTTGACATCTACCTCCAGGACGTTGCCAAAGCCAACATCAGCAAATACATCAAGGAACTGGAACGTTACAATGTTAGCGTAAAAGAAGATCCCGCTCTCGGCGAACAGAATTTTTTCGCCCGGATCGACCGGCGCCATCCTGAATTCGGTAGCCTTTTTAAAAAACATCAGGAAGAGAAGCCCCAAAAACCAAAGGATCTGCTCCAGTTCATCATGGAAAATTCCAAAATGCTGCGCCGGGAAGAAAATCAGTGGATGCTGATGGTCATGCAGGTCATTCGCAAAACCGGCCTGTTTTTCCAGCCCCAGATCCGCACCAAAATCATGAATGAGGGATGGGCCTCATACTGGCATGAGACATTGTATCTCAGCGATGATCGCATCAAAGGGCACGAAGTCGATTTTGCCCGGGTCAACGCGGGTGTCACGGCCATGCCCCGGGTGGGGCTCAACCCTTACGCACTGGGCATGCGCCTGTTCTATTTTCTGGAGGAGATGGCCGAAAAAGGGAAAATCTCCTGGGCCTTCCAGCGGACCCGGGATGCCAAAGCACGCAAGGATTTCGATATTCAGTCCGGTCAGGGAAAGGATTTCATCTTCAAGGTCCGTGAAAACTTTTCCGATTTTACTTTTATCCATAATTTTGTTGACCAGGATTTCATCAACAAAAACAATCTGTTTGTGGCCGGCAAACGATTGAATAAGCAGAAGATGGTTTGGGAGTATTACGTTAAAAGCCGCCGTGTCGAAGACTATCGGGAAATGCTGATGGCCTCTCTTTACCATCCGCCCCATATCGAAGTGGATCTGAAGAAAACCAAAGAGAATGCCCTTTACCTGATTCACCACTTTGAGGGCAAGCCGCTTTTGGCCGATTACATCCCCAATACCATGCTGGGTATCGAGTACCTGTGGGGCGGGCCGGTACAGTTGGAAACCACCGAAGTGATGGCCTCGCCCAGTACCCAGCGGATGCCGGCCATTCCGGGGTTGGCCGCAAAAAGCGACGCGCCCAAACCGCGAAAACTGAAATGGCGGCGGGTCCTCTACACGATGAAGGAGCGCAAGCTCAGTAAAAATATACTCTGA
- a CDS encoding DUF444 family protein: protein MHQKLEKLFNDLKKAGLTPEQEEKFARELDGDLTHAIPVIRGNLAVVTTDAGEFRLLDLYDYHDLMVLQALAQPKSGYISHIRSIDELLEKDRQREKDGFPRKIRVGKMIKPGKAGKGKVVVVPTTVEEKFIHDPRFTEQEEGEGQGGSGDGEEGEVIGEQPVRDPDQAGAGGPGEGEGGQHEMESSAYDLGRILTEQFELPNLQDKGKKRSLTRYTYDMTDRNRGFGQVLDKKATLREIVETNIHLGNIPDMDAIDPSRFIISPKDKIYRILSKEKDFESQAVVFFVRDYSGSMAGKATELVVTQHVLIYSWLLYQYAHQVESRFILHDTEAKEVEDFYTYYNSKVAGGTQVFSAYEMVNRIVKEENLAADYNIYVFHGTDGDDWDTEGKKAIPALKEMFGYASRIGITIAEHTSSSKNNTEVERYLKKSGVLEKFPKLIRLDVLNESADEPRLIEGIKKLIS from the coding sequence ATGCACCAAAAACTTGAAAAATTATTCAATGACCTGAAAAAGGCCGGCCTGACACCGGAACAGGAAGAGAAATTCGCCCGTGAACTGGACGGCGATCTGACTCATGCAATACCGGTGATCAGAGGCAACCTGGCCGTGGTCACCACGGATGCAGGCGAGTTCCGATTGCTGGATCTGTACGATTATCACGATCTGATGGTCCTGCAGGCCCTCGCCCAGCCCAAAAGCGGCTACATCAGCCACATCCGCTCCATTGACGAGCTTCTCGAAAAAGACCGCCAGCGGGAAAAAGACGGTTTCCCCCGCAAGATTCGAGTGGGCAAAATGATCAAGCCCGGCAAGGCGGGCAAGGGCAAGGTCGTCGTGGTTCCCACAACCGTCGAAGAGAAGTTTATCCATGACCCCCGCTTTACCGAACAGGAAGAGGGTGAAGGCCAGGGCGGCAGTGGTGACGGCGAAGAGGGCGAGGTGATCGGCGAACAGCCGGTACGGGACCCGGACCAGGCCGGAGCCGGCGGACCGGGAGAAGGTGAAGGCGGCCAACATGAAATGGAGTCCTCGGCTTACGACCTGGGCAGAATCCTCACTGAGCAGTTTGAACTGCCCAATCTCCAGGACAAGGGCAAAAAACGATCCCTGACCCGCTACACCTACGACATGACCGACCGCAATCGCGGTTTCGGCCAGGTTCTGGATAAAAAGGCCACCCTGCGCGAGATCGTCGAAACGAACATTCATTTGGGCAATATTCCCGATATGGACGCCATCGACCCGTCCCGTTTCATCATATCGCCGAAGGATAAAATCTACCGCATCCTCTCCAAGGAGAAGGATTTCGAATCCCAGGCCGTGGTTTTTTTCGTACGTGACTATTCCGGATCCATGGCCGGAAAAGCCACCGAGCTGGTGGTCACCCAGCATGTACTCATCTACAGCTGGCTGCTCTACCAGTATGCCCATCAGGTGGAATCCCGGTTCATTCTGCATGACACCGAAGCCAAAGAGGTGGAGGACTTTTACACCTATTACAACTCCAAGGTGGCCGGTGGAACCCAGGTGTTCTCGGCCTATGAAATGGTCAACCGGATCGTCAAGGAAGAAAACCTGGCTGCGGATTACAACATTTACGTCTTTCACGGGACCGACGGCGATGACTGGGACACCGAAGGCAAAAAGGCCATTCCGGCCCTGAAAGAGATGTTTGGCTATGCCAGCCGGATCGGCATCACCATTGCCGAGCATACCAGCAGTTCCAAAAACAACACCGAAGTGGAACGCTACCTGAAAAAATCGGGCGTGTTGGAAAAATTCCCCAAACTCATCCGCCTGGACGTGCTCAACGAAAGCGCCGACGAACCCAGGCTCATCGAAGGGATCAAGAAGCTGATTTCCTGA
- a CDS encoding serine protein kinase PrkA: MVKKSTSVLHQHLSEVKEGKRCFENAFQGVARMILESDIEKVVVNGKTTYDFSIFRQGKKHIIGMYDEINSFVSYVKDAAENGSSKEMAFVLVGEPGNGKTFLVEFVCNRYREFLSHAPNRKYSFKFTGLDKIGGYGKISTIESQTYEDPMILGMNIFEEPDKNREFLSQEIGFSDNELENLWVDYRPLGACSAFIWNDIRNFCNGDLSQMLEFIQIFPVPMTESLGTVTGKYPAKDKITSSAVDLLGEESIQRLLHITETNNPYRFDLRRGALARVAGGGVHFSDEIFKNKKDLVQVYLGVIQNRNIEIDGYKWPIDTLIIATSNNSEFNRFLAEKEEAPIVDRCRICYVSHNTNYKMQKDLTNYAIGNETRTTLNHEYLHQDPNLNYAASVATVLTRLARSEKLTPIETMKLAAGEVAGEKSIKTLAEVIDTLNQDPDITKRFGQKGLGQRNLGRAMQLLLETSETNEGKCMFAYDIFRALERIILDYVTDANDRAKYMEDMKSAKGLYRERIMTEMFNAYMDEPLAIRKDVMNYVNMIIGIDAENLGPDKMWKYKDPQTGELRALKIDERYIKSVEERLGLKTAEQRETFRTSIRKIYGQKISVDPDYDFMDNLELVKAVTDVRLKSDIAGAGSLIGALANRTNEENQKLYDRMVDTMLNKLGYCHTCAQKTIEYFCTQEDEN, translated from the coding sequence ATGGTAAAGAAGAGTACATCGGTGCTGCACCAGCACTTGAGTGAAGTCAAGGAAGGAAAACGCTGTTTCGAAAACGCCTTTCAAGGTGTAGCCCGCATGATTCTCGAAAGCGACATCGAAAAGGTGGTCGTTAACGGAAAAACCACATACGATTTCAGCATCTTCAGACAAGGCAAAAAGCACATCATCGGAATGTATGATGAAATCAACAGCTTTGTTTCCTACGTCAAGGATGCGGCGGAAAATGGCTCCTCCAAAGAGATGGCCTTTGTGCTGGTGGGAGAGCCGGGCAACGGCAAGACCTTTCTGGTGGAATTCGTCTGTAACCGCTACCGCGAGTTCCTATCCCATGCGCCCAATCGAAAATATTCTTTCAAGTTCACCGGCCTGGACAAGATCGGCGGATACGGGAAGATCTCTACCATTGAATCCCAGACCTACGAGGATCCCATGATCCTGGGAATGAATATTTTCGAGGAACCGGATAAAAACCGGGAGTTTTTATCCCAGGAAATCGGTTTTTCGGACAACGAACTCGAAAACCTGTGGGTGGATTATCGTCCGCTGGGCGCCTGCAGCGCATTTATCTGGAACGACATCAGAAATTTTTGCAATGGCGACCTTTCCCAGATGCTTGAATTTATCCAGATCTTTCCGGTTCCCATGACCGAGAGCCTGGGGACGGTGACCGGCAAATACCCGGCCAAGGACAAAATCACGTCATCGGCCGTGGATCTGTTGGGCGAAGAGTCCATCCAGCGGCTGTTGCATATCACCGAGACCAACAACCCCTACCGGTTTGACCTGCGCCGCGGTGCCCTGGCCCGCGTAGCCGGTGGCGGCGTCCACTTTTCCGATGAGATCTTCAAGAACAAAAAAGATCTGGTCCAGGTTTATCTGGGCGTGATTCAAAACCGCAATATTGAAATCGACGGGTACAAATGGCCCATCGACACCCTGATCATCGCCACCAGCAACAACTCTGAATTCAACCGTTTTCTGGCCGAAAAGGAAGAAGCACCCATCGTTGACCGTTGCCGGATCTGCTACGTTTCCCACAACACCAACTACAAAATGCAGAAAGATCTGACCAATTACGCCATCGGCAACGAAACCCGCACCACGCTCAACCACGAATATCTGCATCAGGACCCCAACCTGAACTATGCCGCATCGGTCGCAACCGTACTGACACGCTTGGCCCGATCAGAAAAACTGACGCCGATCGAGACGATGAAGCTGGCTGCCGGCGAAGTGGCCGGTGAAAAAAGCATCAAAACCCTGGCCGAAGTGATCGACACCCTCAACCAGGACCCGGACATCACCAAACGGTTCGGACAGAAAGGGTTGGGGCAGCGCAACCTGGGCCGGGCCATGCAACTGCTCCTGGAAACCTCGGAGACCAATGAGGGCAAATGCATGTTTGCCTACGATATCTTCCGGGCACTGGAGCGCATCATTCTCGACTATGTCACCGATGCCAACGACCGGGCCAAGTACATGGAGGACATGAAATCCGCCAAAGGGCTCTACCGCGAACGGATCATGACGGAAATGTTCAACGCTTATATGGATGAACCGCTGGCCATCCGCAAGGATGTGATGAACTATGTGAATATGATCATCGGCATCGACGCCGAAAATCTGGGCCCGGACAAGATGTGGAAATACAAGGATCCCCAGACCGGCGAGTTGCGTGCCCTTAAAATCGACGAACGCTACATCAAGAGCGTGGAGGAACGGCTGGGACTCAAAACCGCCGAGCAGCGCGAAACATTCCGCACCTCCATTCGCAAAATCTACGGTCAGAAAATTTCCGTGGACCCGGATTACGATTTCATGGACAACCTGGAACTGGTCAAAGCGGTCACCGACGTGCGGCTCAAATCCGATATTGCCGGCGCCGGCAGCCTTATCGGCGCCCTGGCCAACCGAACCAACGAAGAGAATCAGAAATTGTACGACCGCATGGTGGATACCATGCTCAACAAACTGGGCTATTGCCACACCTGTGCTCAGAAAACCATTGAATATTTCTGTACCCAGGAAGATGAGAACTGA
- the recN gene encoding DNA repair protein RecN, translated as MLRELLIKNFAIIDDLHIHFEDGLTILSGETGAGKSIIINAVNLLLGARASARMIRDGCDVAELSAFFEIPAASGAAAIMAENGYDPGDGLLVRRVIAANDRHRIYINDRMATIQMLSAITADLASISGQHANQGLLREETHLAILDRFGGLMPLVEKVGAHFAAMVPLVQSLEALKQKKANQEKELDLLRFQAAEIADAAILPDEDLDLEKERMRLKHAELLNRSVASAIESLHGADGAILEQLGEIRKSLEKAVEMDEGLADDVTALCDHLFGLEDVTDRLRAYLGRLDTETDRLETVEARLDLVNRMKRKYGGSLVALFQKRDAIDDELGAIDHLDDDIADTEARLRDQYEQMANLARDLSEKRRQVAANLARSVEAELGSLKMAGTRFGIDLTRLPCGKQASAWLNVDGHLLSSTGIDQAVFMIAPNVGESLKPLSAIASGGELSRVVLALKAILAETDAVGTIIFDEVDAGIGGAVADGVGKKLKTLSRKHQLICITHLPQIARFGRYHYHIRKTVKDGRTTTTIQPMDQDARIKEIARMLGGEIITATAMKHARALLAS; from the coding sequence ATGCTCAGAGAGCTGTTGATCAAAAATTTCGCCATTATTGACGACCTGCACATCCACTTTGAGGATGGCTTGACCATCTTGAGTGGCGAAACCGGTGCGGGCAAGTCCATTATTATCAACGCGGTGAACCTGCTATTGGGGGCGCGTGCCAGTGCCCGGATGATTCGCGATGGGTGTGATGTCGCGGAACTGTCCGCTTTTTTCGAGATTCCGGCCGCATCCGGCGCCGCAGCGATCATGGCGGAAAACGGGTATGACCCGGGTGACGGGCTTTTGGTACGCCGGGTGATCGCTGCCAATGACCGGCATCGCATCTACATCAACGATCGCATGGCCACAATTCAGATGCTCTCGGCGATTACGGCGGATCTGGCCAGTATTTCGGGTCAGCATGCCAACCAGGGATTGCTCCGGGAAGAGACCCATCTGGCCATTCTGGACCGCTTTGGCGGGCTGATGCCCCTGGTCGAGAAGGTTGGGGCGCACTTTGCGGCGATGGTCCCCCTTGTTCAGTCCCTTGAAGCGCTCAAACAGAAAAAGGCCAACCAGGAAAAAGAGCTGGATCTGCTCCGGTTCCAGGCGGCGGAGATTGCCGATGCCGCCATTTTGCCCGATGAGGATCTCGATCTTGAAAAGGAACGCATGCGGCTTAAGCATGCCGAACTGTTGAATCGTTCGGTGGCCTCGGCCATCGAATCCCTGCACGGGGCCGATGGTGCCATTTTGGAACAGTTGGGAGAGATTCGTAAAAGCCTGGAAAAAGCCGTTGAAATGGACGAGGGCCTTGCCGATGACGTCACGGCGCTTTGCGACCACCTTTTTGGCTTGGAGGATGTCACCGATCGGCTGCGTGCCTACCTGGGGCGGTTGGACACCGAAACGGACCGGCTGGAGACCGTGGAGGCGCGCCTGGATCTCGTCAATCGGATGAAGCGAAAATACGGTGGCTCCCTGGTGGCACTCTTCCAGAAACGGGATGCCATTGACGATGAACTGGGTGCCATTGATCATCTGGATGACGATATTGCCGATACGGAAGCTCGTTTGCGTGACCAATACGAACAGATGGCCAACTTGGCTCGGGACCTGTCCGAAAAGCGCAGGCAGGTGGCCGCGAATCTCGCCCGGTCGGTTGAGGCGGAACTGGGCAGTCTGAAGATGGCCGGAACCCGGTTCGGTATCGACCTGACCCGTCTGCCTTGCGGCAAACAGGCTTCCGCCTGGCTGAATGTGGACGGCCACCTGCTTTCCTCCACGGGTATTGACCAGGCGGTTTTCATGATCGCCCCCAACGTGGGCGAATCCCTGAAACCGCTTTCGGCAATTGCATCCGGTGGCGAACTTTCCCGCGTGGTATTGGCCTTAAAAGCCATTTTGGCGGAAACCGATGCGGTGGGGACGATAATTTTCGACGAAGTGGATGCCGGGATCGGCGGGGCCGTTGCCGATGGGGTCGGTAAAAAGCTGAAAACGCTTTCCCGGAAACACCAATTGATCTGCATTACCCATCTTCCCCAGATCGCCCGGTTTGGCAGGTACCACTATCATATCCGGAAAACGGTCAAGGACGGCCGGACCACGACCACGATTCAGCCTATGGACCAGGATGCGCGGATCAAGGAGATTGCCCGCATGCTGGGGGGCGAGATCATCACGGCCACAGCCATGAAACATGCCCGTGCCCTGCTGGCATCCTGA
- a CDS encoding FmdB family zinc ribbon protein, with translation MPIFEFKCLDCEEYIEILVMNKQDEVEMTCSKCGSGNLERILSTTNHTITGGMPGQPAGTGASTQTRTCSSGSCTTYTIPGPA, from the coding sequence ATGCCCATTTTCGAATTCAAATGTCTGGACTGTGAGGAATACATCGAAATTTTGGTGATGAACAAACAAGATGAAGTCGAGATGACCTGTTCCAAGTGTGGTTCCGGTAACCTCGAACGGATTCTTTCCACCACCAACCATACCATTACCGGGGGGATGCCCGGACAGCCCGCGGGGACAGGCGCCAGCACCCAGACACGCACCTGCAGCTCCGGGTCCTGTACCACCTACACGATTCCCGGGCCGGCCTGA
- a CDS encoding SH3 domain-containing protein, with protein MKQLLISILAIIVTLTGSGLARAQRLSVAADIANIRSGPDTGNAVIWQVEKYHPLEIVKKQGDWYLFKDFEGDRGWIYKSLLTDTETVIVKGDNCNVRSGPGTDNDIRFTVDNGVPFKVLEKKDVWLHVIHADGDEGWIHRSLVW; from the coding sequence ATGAAACAATTATTGATTTCTATTTTGGCAATCATCGTGACCCTGACCGGTTCCGGCTTGGCCCGGGCTCAGCGGCTGAGTGTCGCTGCCGATATCGCCAACATCCGTTCCGGACCGGATACCGGGAATGCAGTGATCTGGCAGGTAGAGAAATACCATCCCCTGGAGATTGTCAAGAAACAGGGCGATTGGTATCTGTTCAAAGATTTTGAAGGCGATCGCGGATGGATTTACAAATCGCTTTTGACCGATACCGAAACGGTGATTGTCAAAGGCGACAACTGCAACGTTCGTTCGGGACCGGGTACCGATAACGATATCCGCTTTACCGTTGACAACGGCGTGCCATTCAAAGTCCTGGAGAAGAAGGACGTCTGGCTGCACGTCATCCACGCCGACGGTGATGAAGGCTGGATTCATCGATCACTGGTCTGGTAG